DNA sequence from the Sediminibacillus dalangtanensis genome:
CTCACCATCCAGCTGCTGATCAGGATACCAATCAATAAAAATAGAAAAACGGCACCAATACCCGTCCGTGCACCTTCAGCCATTCCCGACTGCAAATCGGCAAACGGAATTCTTTTCAGAAGACCGTAAATTGTTACAGTCAAGACAGCCAGGATAAGAGGAATGTGCGGAACTGTTTCTAATTTAATGATAAATAAACCAATAATGACGATGACCAGTACCAGCAACATGGCGGCTTCCTGCCATGGCGGTGTCTGTTTGGGATTAATCTGAAACATAAGCATACTCCTTTTCTCGTTTTCAGCTTTTTCCTTTTGGGTCTCAGGAAGCTTCCTATCCATGAGGGGGGCGGACAAAAATAAAAAAAGCTCCATCCCTGAAAGGGACGAAGCTTTTTACTCCGCGGTACCACCCTAATTGATGAACGAATCCATCCAGCTTTTAAAACTGCCGCTTCTTGCGATCCTGTAATTCAACTTTACCCTGCCCGGGCTTCCACCAACCGCCCGGTCTCTATTGACTGACAGCAGTAAAGTCTACTTCGGAATCTGCGGAAAACTTTTATGGTAATCTGTTTCCGTGAATCATACAATAAAGCTTGTCTCCCTGTCAACGCCTGCTTACATGGTAAATAGTTGAAACTCTTTCTATTTAACTAGCATTCCGGTATAATGAATGAAAAATTTTTTTACATACCGGAGGGCAGCACATGTCAATAAAAGCAGTTGCAAAAACAGAAGAATCTGCTCGTCTTTATATGATTCAGAAAGGGATATCCAGAGGGGTACCGATTATGCTTGGCTATTTACCGGTTGCACTTACATATGGTGTACTGGCAAAACAGGCAGGAATGACGATTGTCGAGATCACCTTAATGAGTGTGCTTGTTTTTGCCGGAGCAAGCCAGTTCATGGGAGCTGGTATGATAGCGATAGGCACCGGGGCAATCGAAATTATCATTGCGACGTTTGTACTCAACTTCCGTCATTTTGTGATGAGTTTTTCGTTTATGAACCGGCTTCGTTTCATCGGTTTGAAGTGGAAGGTGCCTCTTTCACTCGGCTTGACGGATGAAACCTTTTCGGTCGCCTCCATGCATACGGAGGAGGCCAAGCAGGAAAAAGGGATGTATTTTTATGCAGCCTTAATGATAACAGCATATTCTGCATGGGTAGTTGGTTCTTTTTTAGGCGGGGTTCTAGGTGATATCATCCCGGCTGTTTTAAGCCAGAGTATGGGGATTGCATTATATGCCATGTTTATCGGTTTGCTTCTGCCCAGCGTCAGGAAGGAATTGCGGGTTGGTTTGATAGCGCTCATTGCGATGCTGGTCAATGCGTTTAGCAGTCAATTTATCAGTGATGGTTGGGCGATTGTACTTGGAACGCTCTTAGGCGGGCTGTGCGGCGTCTTTTTGCTAAAGGGGGAAAGGCAATGATTTTGTTCATCATCCTTGGCATGTCACTCGTTACCATGATTCCGCGAATACTACCAGCTTATATCGTCGACAAGGTCCATTTTCCAGAATGGATGAATAGGTGGCTTAACGCCATTCCTTACGCGGCTTTAGGGGCATTGATTTTTCCGGGAATATTGACAGTAAAACCCGATCAGCCGCATATAGGATTGATCGGCGGAGCTGTAGCTGTCATGTTGGCTTTCCTGGGGCTTAACATCATTCTTGTCGTTATCGGTGCTATTGCGACTGTCTTCCTTTTAACAATTTAAAGAAACAGAAGTTTGGTTTCCGGGTTACCCGATCTATTGGAAGTATAGATACAGAAAGAGGGGAAAAAAGGATGTACCGTATCAGAAAAGCTGAATTAAAAGATGCAGAGCAAATAGCCAATGTGCATGTGAACAGTTGGAAATCAACGTATTTTGAGCTGATTAATGAAAAAGATATGTCCAATATTACCTTCGAAAACCGGAAGGCCTTGTGGGAAACGATTTTGAAAATGCCAACCTCCGGTCAAGTTGCCTTGGTGGTAGAAAATACAGACGGGGAGATTATCGGCTTTGTATCAGGGGGCAAGGAACGGACGAAACGCTTTGGCTATGATGGGGAAATATATGCTATTTACTTGTTGGCAGATTATCAACAGCAAGGGCTTGGCACTTGGATGCTTGCGGCTTTCACGGAAGAAATGGTAAAGGAAGGCTATCAATCCATGCTGGTGTGGGTGCTTACCCAAAATCCGTCGAGCAGATTTTATGCAAAACACGGGGCACGTCAAATTGAGAAAGAAGATACAACCATCGGTGAAGGCACTTATCAGGAGTCTGCTTTTGGTTGGAAAGATATCCATGAATTATCGAAAAAACTGCAAAGCATGGAACAGCGGAGTTAAATAGAGTGGGTGGGGCCAAAAACGTGATCGATGCTTTGGCCCCACCCACTTTCATCGTATCAATTATAAAATCCGGGGTAGTACGGTCTGGCTCCAGCTGCTTCACCCTTCAGGTCTTAAGCTAATCCGCTGTTTGAAAAAAAGTAGTGTTAATGGGGGGAGCTTATCGGAGGTCACCCGCGTTTTTCTTATTCAGTGCAAAAGTATGAATGTTTGCAGAGGTACTTAGATGCTATCTATCTGTTATAGCATCTGGAGCAGGCTCAATATGGATATGTGCATGATTGACATCATGTTTTTCCTGCAGTAACTCCTCTATTCTCTCCGTAATCTCATGACTTTCCTGGACATCGAGAGTAGGTTCTACGTATATCGTTACTTCCACCAATGTCTGATTCCCATGCAGACGGCC
Encoded proteins:
- a CDS encoding AzlC family ABC transporter permease — translated: MSIKAVAKTEESARLYMIQKGISRGVPIMLGYLPVALTYGVLAKQAGMTIVEITLMSVLVFAGASQFMGAGMIAIGTGAIEIIIATFVLNFRHFVMSFSFMNRLRFIGLKWKVPLSLGLTDETFSVASMHTEEAKQEKGMYFYAALMITAYSAWVVGSFLGGVLGDIIPAVLSQSMGIALYAMFIGLLLPSVRKELRVGLIALIAMLVNAFSSQFISDGWAIVLGTLLGGLCGVFLLKGERQ
- a CDS encoding AzlD domain-containing protein, with the translated sequence MILFIILGMSLVTMIPRILPAYIVDKVHFPEWMNRWLNAIPYAALGALIFPGILTVKPDQPHIGLIGGAVAVMLAFLGLNIILVVIGAIATVFLLTI
- a CDS encoding GNAT family N-acetyltransferase, with the translated sequence MYRIRKAELKDAEQIANVHVNSWKSTYFELINEKDMSNITFENRKALWETILKMPTSGQVALVVENTDGEIIGFVSGGKERTKRFGYDGEIYAIYLLADYQQQGLGTWMLAAFTEEMVKEGYQSMLVWVLTQNPSSRFYAKHGARQIEKEDTTIGEGTYQESAFGWKDIHELSKKLQSMEQRS